The Zygosaccharomyces rouxii strain CBS732 chromosome G complete sequence genome contains a region encoding:
- the YOS9 gene encoding Yos9p (weakly similar to uniprot|Q04313 Saccharomyces cerevisiae YDR057W YOS9 Glycoprotein of the ER membrane involved in ER-to-Golgi transport of glycosylphosphatidylinositol (GPI)-anchored proteins) yields MWVNSWLLTLFIGLPITIGLLTPLEDPSASDKYLISYVTPEYWQIAIRNNASALAEGYTLEIGDGLSCYVRQQGSNDTSSVKRHRSELEFEKLLEDNLQRGVDIILDEIKECIRFMSGFWTYDYCPKIGLSQFHDNPQNTLSYVLGKLKESNQDREFQLLYNNFDYYISEIVGSGDVCDVTGNPRVVEIQYVCGTAARSATIQWIKEVKTCYYEVQIVVPKLCELELLSSNEDKKMSNPVLCVDQKPPGGTVDLLGKYEPIFVGSDFYLLDPQTGSTDDQRKVLLYSGKHKVKDGFVESDAELYENIGSAFSRMLYQQLLMPPGEPAYETGDEISWISDVVDLRGNYLTRLQFNLSSNALADISLSSGIEFPESGNLLYHRQGVAQDKKNNKLKNSHSESQVEKLKNSRETDKDVKLLVMDSTNGAPQFLDMSDAEDLFEHILTPEQLEAVFKEQGVLGEFETLEDIAKYVGTTEEQDDEIQFAFNAPRDELRQAGTTEVHNQGPEIEASKDLQEIESGGGQVQHDTNLQDDRQEISAATHPSQEDHELQSEARNKKEQESQNEPHDSGKHLHDEL; encoded by the coding sequence TAACTCTTTTTATCGGATTACCCATAACCATTGGTTTATTGACACCATTAGAGGACCCAAGTGCATCAGACAAGTATTTAATAAGCTACGTAACGCCAGAGTATTGGCAAATAGCTATAAGGAACAATGCAAGTGCACTTGCCGAGGGCTATACATTGGAAATTGGTGATGGATTGTCATGTTACGTACGGCAACAGGGGTCTAATGATACATCTAGTGTGAAGAGACATAGAAGTGAActagaatttgaaaaactgcTGGAAGATAATTTACAAAGAGGAGTGGATATTattcttgatgaaatcaaGGAATGTATTAGGTTTATGAGTGGATTCTGGACTTACGATTATTGTCCCAAGATTGGTCTTTCACAATTCCACGATAATCCGCAAAATACGCTGTCCTATGTTTTAggtaaattgaaagaatctaACCAAGATAGAGAATTCCAACTTCTTTATAACAATTTCGATTATTATATCAGTGAAATAGTGGGATCTGGTGATGTGTGTGACGTAACGGGGAATCCTAGAGTCGTGGAGATCCAATACGTATGTGGGACTGCCGCTCGTTCTGCAACTATTCAATGGATAAAAGAAGTTAAGACTTGTTATTATGAAGTACAAATTGTAGTGCCAAAATTATGTGAATTGGAACTTTTATCAAGTaatgaagataaaaaaatgtCTAACCCAGTGTTATGTGTCGATCAAAAACCGCCTGGAGGGACAGTAGATCTACTAGGTAAATATGAACCTATTTTTGTGGGCAGCGATTTCTATCTATTAGATCCACAAACTGGATCTACTGatgatcaaagaaaagttCTTTTGTATTCTGGTAAACATAAGGTAAAGGATGGATTTGTTGAGAGTGATGCGGAACTTTATGAAAATATTGGCAGTGCATTTAGTAGGATGTTATACCAACAATTGCTCATGCCGCCGGGCGAACCTGCTTATGAAACGGGAGATGAAATTTCGTGGATCTCTGATGTAGTCGATTTACGTGGCAATTATTTGACAAGACTTCAGTTTAACTTAAGTTCAAATGCCTTAGCAGATATCTCTTTGTCTAGTGGGATTGAGTTCCCAGAATCAGGGAATCTTTTATATCATAGACAAGGAGTTGCTCAGGATAAGAAGAACAataaattaaaaaattcCCATTCTGAATCTCAagtagaaaaattgaaaaactcAAGAGAAACAGATAAAGATGTGAAATTGTTGGTCATGGATAGTACCAATGGAGCACctcaatttcttgatatGAGTGACGCTGAGGATCTTTTTGAGCATATATTAACTCCCGAGCAGCTTGAAGCAGTATTTAAAGAGCAAGGTGTCCTTGGAGAGTTTGAAACTCTTGAAGATATTGCAAAATATGTTGGTACAacagaagaacaagatgacGAAATTCAATTCGCCTTCAACGCTCCTCGAGATGAACTTAGACAGGCAGGTACTACTGAAGTTCATAACCAGGGACCAGAAATTGAGGCATCTAAGGACCTTCAAGAAATAGAATCTGGCGGTGGTCAAGTTCAACATGATACCAATTTGCAAGATGATAGACAGGAAATTTCAGCTGCAACTCACCCCTCACAAGAAGACCATGAATTACAGAGTGAAGCAAGGAATAAAAAGGAGCAAGAATCACAGAACGAACCTCATGACTCAGGAAAGCATTTACATGATGAGTTGTAG